Proteins encoded in a region of the Pseudomonas syringae KCTC 12500 genome:
- the rfaP gene encoding lipopolysaccharide core heptose(I) kinase RfaP: MKLFLAEPFKNLWAGRDAFVEVEGLSGEVYRELEGRRTLRTEVDGRGYFVKIHRGIGWGEIAKNLATAKLPVLGAGKEWDAIERLHEVGVPTMTAVAYGERGSNPAAQHSFIVTEELAPTTSLEDVSLNWRNEPPEPRLKRAFIAEVARLVGMMHRAGVNHRDCYICHFLLHTDKPVTADDFKLSVIDLHRAQTRRAITPRWRNKDLAALYFSALDIGLTRRDKLRFLQGYFQKPLREILLKEATLLTWLDKKADKLYQRKVRYGDAL, from the coding sequence ATGAAGCTGTTCCTTGCTGAGCCGTTCAAGAACCTGTGGGCGGGGCGCGATGCGTTCGTCGAGGTCGAAGGCCTGAGCGGTGAGGTCTACCGCGAGCTGGAAGGGCGCCGCACACTGCGCACCGAGGTCGATGGGCGCGGTTACTTCGTCAAGATCCACCGCGGCATTGGCTGGGGCGAGATCGCCAAGAACCTGGCGACCGCCAAGCTGCCGGTACTCGGCGCGGGCAAGGAATGGGACGCCATCGAGCGCCTGCATGAAGTCGGCGTCCCGACCATGACCGCCGTGGCCTATGGCGAGCGTGGCAGCAACCCTGCCGCGCAGCACTCGTTCATCGTCACCGAAGAACTGGCACCGACCACCAGCCTCGAAGACGTCAGCCTCAACTGGCGCAACGAGCCGCCCGAGCCGCGTCTGAAGAGAGCCTTCATTGCCGAAGTCGCCCGCCTGGTCGGCATGATGCACCGCGCAGGCGTCAATCATCGCGACTGCTACATCTGCCATTTTTTGCTGCACACCGACAAGCCGGTGACCGCTGACGATTTCAAACTCTCGGTCATCGACCTGCACCGTGCCCAGACCCGCCGTGCGATCACGCCACGCTGGCGCAACAAGGACCTGGCCGCGCTGTATTTTTCAGCGTTGGACATCGGCCTGACCCGCCGCGACAAACTGCGTTTTCTCCAGGGCTATTTCCAGAAGCCGTTGCGCGAAATCCTGCTCAAGGAAGCGACGCTGCTGACCTGGCTGGATAAAAAAGCCGACAAGTTGTATCAGCGTAAAGTGCGCTACGGAGACGCACTCTGA
- a CDS encoding lipopolysaccharide kinase InaA family protein — MAGWKLEPEYAFLEPEFGSLDAVFALQGQQLTRDPLSDVIRIERAGVYYYVKRYVGAGKGLRRYMGKPRVKSEWQNLKRFAKWGIPTAEVVAWGLERNGAAYDRGALITRGLPNTEDLSALAQRKDPRLADRHWVDALSRQLAAFTRIMHDNHFTHNDLKWRNLLVDNEGKLFFIDCPNGAFWWSFMLRYRITKDLACLDKVAKYHLSATQRLRFYLQYRQRTRLNASDKKRIRHIVSFFEGRE, encoded by the coding sequence ATGGCGGGCTGGAAGCTCGAGCCCGAGTACGCGTTCCTGGAACCGGAATTTGGCAGCCTGGATGCCGTATTTGCCTTGCAGGGACAGCAGTTGACCCGCGATCCGCTGTCCGACGTCATCCGCATCGAGCGCGCCGGGGTTTACTACTATGTCAAACGCTACGTGGGCGCGGGCAAGGGGCTGCGTCGCTACATGGGCAAGCCGAGGGTCAAGTCCGAATGGCAGAACCTCAAGCGCTTTGCTAAATGGGGCATCCCCACCGCAGAAGTCGTGGCCTGGGGCCTGGAGCGCAACGGCGCGGCGTATGATCGCGGCGCACTGATCACACGTGGCTTGCCGAACACCGAAGACTTGTCGGCACTGGCGCAACGCAAGGATCCGCGACTGGCCGATCGCCACTGGGTCGACGCGCTCAGCCGCCAGTTGGCTGCCTTTACCCGGATCATGCACGACAACCATTTCACACATAACGATTTGAAATGGCGCAACCTGTTGGTCGATAACGAGGGCAAGCTGTTTTTCATCGACTGCCCCAATGGTGCATTCTGGTGGAGCTTCATGCTGCGCTATCGGATCACCAAGGATCTGGCCTGCCTGGACAAGGTCGCCAAGTATCACTTATCGGCCACCCAGCGCCTGCGCTTCTACCTGCAATACCGCCAGCGAACGCGTTTGAACGCCTCCGACAAAAAACGTATTCGACATATCGTCAGCTTTTTCGAGGGCCGTGAATGA
- the waaC gene encoding lipopolysaccharide heptosyltransferase I — translation MRVLLIKTSSLGDVIHALPALTDAARALPGIRFDWVVEEGFAEIPAWHPAVDRVIPVAIRRWRKHLWQTFRSGEWRRFKQQMREQRYDLVIDAQGLFKSAWLTRYVDAPVAGLDRDSAREPVASRSYDRAFPVARGQHAVERLRQLFAQALGYPQPSGMGDYGLKPLATLDDSLQAPFVLFLHGTTWDTKHWPELYWRQLAELMAARGLQVQLPWGNPAEKARAERIAEGLSSAHVLPKLNLAGVARVLASAQACVAVDTGIGHLAAALDVPTISLFGPTNPGLTGAYGKSQVHLASDYPGCTPCLQKKCTYQPSADDQRRFDLKREWPMCFTRLNPERVASQLGALLLAKEPG, via the coding sequence TTGCGGGTACTGCTGATCAAGACGTCTTCACTGGGTGATGTGATCCATGCCTTGCCCGCGCTGACCGATGCGGCGCGCGCGCTGCCCGGCATTCGCTTCGACTGGGTGGTCGAGGAAGGCTTCGCGGAAATTCCCGCCTGGCATCCGGCGGTCGACAGGGTCATCCCGGTAGCGATTCGCCGCTGGCGCAAGCACCTCTGGCAGACCTTCAGGTCCGGGGAATGGCGGCGTTTCAAACAGCAGATGCGCGAACAGCGTTATGATCTGGTGATCGATGCGCAGGGCCTGTTCAAAAGTGCCTGGCTGACACGCTATGTCGATGCGCCGGTGGCCGGTCTGGACCGCGATTCGGCACGCGAGCCGGTTGCCAGTCGCTCTTATGATCGCGCTTTTCCAGTGGCGCGCGGGCAGCATGCGGTCGAGCGGCTGCGTCAGCTGTTCGCTCAGGCGCTGGGTTATCCACAGCCGTCCGGCATGGGCGATTACGGTCTCAAGCCACTGGCGACCCTGGATGACAGTTTGCAGGCCCCGTTCGTGCTGTTCCTGCATGGCACGACCTGGGACACCAAGCACTGGCCCGAGCTGTACTGGCGGCAACTGGCCGAATTGATGGCAGCGCGCGGTCTGCAAGTGCAGTTGCCGTGGGGCAATCCGGCAGAGAAAGCTCGTGCCGAGCGTATTGCCGAGGGTCTGAGCAGTGCGCACGTGCTGCCGAAGCTCAATCTGGCAGGGGTTGCGCGGGTACTGGCCAGCGCGCAGGCGTGCGTCGCGGTAGACACTGGCATCGGCCACCTGGCTGCTGCACTGGATGTGCCGACCATTTCCCTGTTCGGCCCGACCAATCCGGGCCTGACCGGGGCCTACGGCAAGTCGCAGGTGCATCTGGCCAGCGACTACCCCGGCTGTACGCCGTGCCTGCAAAAGAAATGCACGTACCAACCGAGCGCCGACGATCAGCGCCGGTTCGACCTTAAGCGCGAGTGGCCGATGTGCTTCACTCGCTTGAATCCCGAGCGAGTAGCGAGCCAATTGGGCGCGCTGTTGCTGGCAAAGGAACCTGGCTGA
- a CDS encoding lipopolysaccharide kinase InaA family protein, with protein MRLSELKTAGRTPELPMSLTLADAAGSAELQLLTLLRVLPGQRYVGAGVWRGRTVLAKLLVGDKAARHFQRELAGVRLLAEQGLTTPLLLADGLQDGEGGWLLFEFLEQAPSLGDAWNAVKHLPPLADEQQAVLGEALSAITRQHAKGLWQEDLHLDNLLRHKGQLYLIDGAGIRAEQAGTPLSRQKVLENLGVFFAQLPRSFEPFTEELLVHYLLSNAEHGLPMEALQKQIDKVRSWRLKDFMSKTVRDCSLFSVEDSASVFRAIRREEEPAMLPVLSQADALLDKGHLYKTGGAASVGRVEINGRPLVIKRYNIKNFSHWLKRFWRPSRAWHSWREGNRLMFLGIATPKPLAVQEKRFLGLRSKAWLVTEFIDGPDIIERFAPYVENGDAPEVELLALDRLFAQLIQARISHGDFKGHNLFWHVDRWAMIDLDAMQQHNSQSSFAAAYARDRARFMRNWPTQSALHQLLEQRLPKLVTD; from the coding sequence ATGCGCCTGTCTGAACTCAAGACCGCCGGACGTACCCCCGAGTTGCCGATGAGCCTGACGCTGGCCGATGCTGCCGGATCGGCTGAACTGCAATTGCTGACCCTGCTGCGGGTATTGCCGGGGCAGCGCTATGTCGGCGCCGGTGTCTGGCGAGGCCGAACGGTGCTGGCAAAACTGCTGGTGGGCGACAAGGCGGCCCGACACTTTCAGCGTGAGCTGGCCGGCGTAAGGCTGCTTGCCGAACAGGGCCTGACCACACCGCTTTTGCTGGCCGACGGTTTGCAGGACGGTGAGGGTGGCTGGCTGTTGTTCGAGTTTCTGGAGCAGGCGCCAAGCCTGGGCGATGCCTGGAATGCTGTTAAGCACCTGCCACCGCTGGCAGACGAGCAGCAAGCGGTGCTCGGTGAGGCGCTATCGGCCATTACCCGGCAGCACGCAAAAGGCCTGTGGCAGGAAGACCTGCACCTGGACAACCTGCTGCGCCACAAGGGGCAGTTGTACCTGATCGATGGCGCCGGCATTCGTGCTGAACAGGCCGGTACGCCGTTGTCCCGGCAAAAAGTTCTGGAAAATCTCGGCGTGTTCTTTGCCCAGTTGCCCAGGTCTTTCGAACCGTTTACTGAAGAGCTGTTGGTGCATTACCTGTTGAGCAATGCCGAGCATGGTTTGCCGATGGAAGCGCTGCAAAAGCAGATCGACAAGGTTCGCAGCTGGCGGCTCAAGGACTTCATGAGCAAGACCGTGCGCGACTGCAGTCTGTTCAGTGTCGAGGACAGCGCTTCGGTGTTCCGCGCTATTCGTCGCGAGGAAGAACCCGCGATGCTGCCGGTGCTGAGTCAGGCGGATGCCTTGCTCGACAAGGGCCATCTGTACAAGACCGGTGGCGCTGCGAGTGTCGGGCGGGTTGAGATCAATGGTCGTCCGCTGGTCATCAAGCGCTACAACATCAAGAATTTCAGCCATTGGCTCAAGCGCTTCTGGCGCCCCAGCCGGGCCTGGCATTCGTGGCGCGAAGGCAACCGGCTGATGTTCCTCGGCATCGCCACACCCAAACCGCTGGCCGTGCAGGAAAAGCGTTTTCTCGGCTTGCGCAGCAAGGCCTGGCTGGTGACCGAGTTCATTGATGGGCCGGACATCATCGAACGCTTCGCTCCGTATGTGGAAAACGGTGATGCACCAGAGGTCGAACTGCTGGCGCTGGATCGGCTTTTTGCGCAGCTTATCCAGGCGCGCATCAGCCATGGTGATTTCAAGGGGCATAACCTGTTCTGGCACGTCGATCGCTGGGCGATGATCGACCTGGACGCCATGCAGCAGCACAACTCGCAGTCGTCATTCGCTGCGGCCTACGCCCGTGACCGGGCCCGCTTCATGCGCAACTGGCCAACGCAGAGCGCGCTGCACCAGTTGCTGGAGCAGCGCTTGCCGAAGCTTGTGACGGACTGA
- a CDS encoding glycosyltransferase family 4 protein, whose product MQLAFVLYKYFPFGGLQRDFMRIALECQQRGHQIRVYTLIWEGDVPPGFEVLVAPVKAFFNHRRNEKLSAWMEADLAKRPVDRLIGFNKMPGLDVYYAADGCFEDKAQNLRSPLYRKWGRYRHFADYERAVFAKDSKTQVLMISEVQQPLFIKHYDTPPSRFHLLPPGISLDRRAPPDAPEIRAGFRKEFCLADDDLLLVQIGSGFKTKGVDRSLKALAALPAGLKKRTRLFVIGQDDPKVFQLQSSALGLGDQVTFMKGRSDIPRFLLGADLLIHPAYNENTGTVLLEALVAGLPVLVSAVCGYAHYIAEADCGRVLDEPFEQAQLNRYLSQMLQDDAARSAWSRNGLTFADTADLYSMPQHAADVILAEHY is encoded by the coding sequence ATGCAACTGGCTTTTGTACTCTACAAATACTTTCCGTTCGGCGGCCTGCAACGCGACTTCATGCGCATCGCGCTGGAGTGCCAGCAGCGCGGCCATCAGATCCGCGTCTATACCCTGATCTGGGAAGGCGATGTGCCTCCCGGTTTCGAGGTGCTGGTGGCGCCGGTCAAGGCGTTCTTCAATCATCGGCGCAACGAAAAGCTCAGCGCCTGGATGGAAGCAGACCTGGCCAAACGCCCGGTGGACCGCCTGATCGGTTTCAACAAGATGCCCGGCCTGGATGTGTATTACGCCGCCGACGGCTGTTTCGAGGACAAGGCGCAGAACCTGCGCAGCCCGCTGTATCGCAAGTGGGGCCGTTATCGCCACTTTGCCGACTACGAGCGCGCAGTGTTCGCCAAGGACTCGAAAACCCAGGTGCTGATGATTTCCGAAGTGCAGCAGCCGCTGTTCATCAAGCATTACGACACCCCGCCGTCGCGCTTTCATCTGCTGCCGCCGGGGATTTCCCTGGATCGCCGTGCGCCGCCGGATGCACCTGAGATCCGTGCAGGCTTTCGCAAGGAGTTCTGCCTTGCCGACGATGACCTGTTATTGGTGCAGATCGGCTCCGGTTTCAAGACCAAGGGCGTGGATCGCAGCCTAAAGGCGCTCGCGGCTCTGCCCGCCGGGCTGAAGAAACGCACGCGACTGTTTGTAATCGGGCAGGACGACCCCAAAGTATTCCAACTGCAGAGCTCGGCGCTCGGCCTGGGTGATCAGGTGACCTTCATGAAAGGGCGCAGCGATATTCCGCGTTTTCTGCTGGGCGCCGACCTGCTGATTCATCCGGCCTATAACGAAAACACCGGGACCGTGCTGCTCGAAGCGCTGGTTGCCGGTTTGCCGGTCCTGGTCAGTGCGGTCTGTGGTTACGCTCACTATATTGCCGAGGCCGATTGCGGGCGGGTGCTGGATGAGCCGTTCGAGCAGGCGCAGCTCAATCGCTACCTATCGCAGATGCTTCAGGACGATGCCGCACGCAGCGCGTGGTCGCGCAATGGCCTGACCTTTGCCGACACGGCAGACCTTTACAGCATGCCGCAACACGCTGCGGATGTGATTCTGGCGGAGCACTATTGA
- a CDS encoding lipopolysaccharide kinase InaA family protein has protein sequence MSVFIASADQPLLARHNLADFESLWNIRLDAVDEPNTGRGGWSSVFRLDLDGQGFYLKRQSNYLTHTLHHPFGEPSFSREFRNISRYRKLGIPALQAVFYGERKVAGERRAILMTRALDGWTDLDELLQQWNQMEAPQRQAILHACGQLARTLHGAGQVHGCFYPKHIFLQAAGTGYQAQLIDLEKTRPVIFGKRDLARDLEPLLRRAPMWNEADRRELLAAYLQATPNSLLVDAWSARLGKRGAHKRDLQHRDDKETR, from the coding sequence ATGAGCGTTTTTATTGCCAGTGCCGACCAGCCTTTACTGGCGCGTCACAACCTGGCTGATTTTGAATCGCTTTGGAACATCCGACTCGATGCGGTCGATGAGCCCAATACCGGGCGCGGCGGCTGGAGCAGTGTGTTCCGCCTCGATCTGGACGGTCAGGGGTTTTACCTCAAGCGTCAGAGCAACTACCTGACTCACACGTTGCATCACCCGTTTGGCGAACCGTCGTTCTCGCGCGAGTTTCGTAACATCAGTCGCTATCGCAAACTGGGCATCCCGGCATTGCAGGCGGTGTTCTATGGCGAGCGCAAGGTCGCCGGCGAACGCCGGGCGATCCTGATGACGCGTGCGCTGGACGGCTGGACCGATCTTGACGAACTGTTGCAGCAGTGGAACCAGATGGAGGCCCCTCAGCGTCAGGCAATACTGCACGCCTGCGGCCAGCTGGCGCGCACGCTGCACGGCGCCGGACAGGTGCATGGCTGCTTCTACCCCAAGCATATTTTTCTTCAGGCAGCCGGTACGGGGTATCAGGCGCAACTGATCGACCTGGAAAAAACCCGTCCGGTGATCTTCGGCAAGCGTGACCTTGCCCGCGACCTCGAACCGCTGCTGCGCCGCGCGCCCATGTGGAATGAGGCCGATCGGCGCGAGCTGTTGGCGGCTTATCTGCAAGCCACGCCGAACAGCCTGCTGGTCGACGCCTGGAGTGCGCGCCTGGGCAAGCGCGGCGCTCACAAACGAGACCTTCAACACCGCGATGATAAAGAGACCCGTTGA
- the waaF gene encoding lipopolysaccharide heptosyltransferase II: MKILIVGPSWVGDMVMAQTLFQCLKQRHPECEIDVLAPEWSRPILERMPEVRAALSFPLGHGALELATRRRIGKSLAGQYDQAILLPNSLKSALVPFFAGIPKRTGWRGEFRYGLLNDVRTLDKQRYPLMIERFMALAFDKGAELPRPYPQPSLRIDPTTRDAALSKFGLTLDRPVLALCPGAEFGESKRWPAEHYAQVADASIREGWQVWLFGSKKDHPVGESIRQELIPGLREESVNLSGETSLAEAIDLLSCADAVVSNDSGLMHVAAALNRPLVAVYGSTSPGFTPPLADAVEVVRLGIECSPCFERTCRFGHYNCMRLLEPDAVIQALSRLSSTPVEVA; the protein is encoded by the coding sequence ATGAAAATTCTGATCGTTGGGCCTAGCTGGGTCGGTGACATGGTGATGGCACAAACGCTGTTCCAGTGTCTGAAACAGCGTCATCCCGAGTGCGAAATCGACGTGCTGGCCCCTGAATGGAGCCGTCCGATACTGGAGCGCATGCCGGAGGTTCGTGCTGCGCTCAGTTTTCCGCTGGGGCACGGTGCCCTGGAACTGGCGACCCGTCGCCGGATCGGCAAATCTCTGGCTGGCCAATACGATCAGGCTATCCTGCTGCCCAATTCGCTGAAATCGGCGCTGGTGCCGTTTTTTGCCGGTATCCCGAAGCGCACCGGTTGGCGCGGGGAGTTTCGCTACGGCCTGCTCAACGACGTACGAACCCTCGACAAGCAGCGTTACCCGCTGATGATCGAGCGTTTCATGGCCCTGGCCTTCGACAAGGGCGCCGAGTTGCCGCGTCCTTACCCGCAACCGAGCCTGCGCATCGACCCGACCACGCGCGATGCCGCACTGAGCAAATTCGGCCTCACGCTGGATCGCCCGGTACTGGCGCTGTGCCCCGGCGCGGAGTTCGGCGAGTCCAAGCGCTGGCCCGCCGAACATTACGCACAGGTCGCTGACGCGAGTATTCGCGAAGGCTGGCAGGTCTGGCTGTTCGGCTCGAAAAAGGATCACCCGGTCGGTGAGAGCATTCGCCAGGAACTGATTCCCGGCCTGCGTGAGGAGTCCGTCAACCTCAGTGGCGAGACCTCGCTGGCCGAAGCCATTGACCTGCTGTCGTGCGCCGACGCTGTGGTGTCCAACGATTCCGGCCTGATGCACGTGGCCGCAGCATTGAACCGTCCGCTGGTGGCTGTCTACGGCTCGACCTCGCCGGGCTTTACGCCGCCGCTGGCCGACGCAGTCGAGGTGGTGCGACTCGGCATCGAGTGCAGCCCGTGCTTCGAGCGCACCTGCCGTTTCGGCCATTACAACTGCATGCGTCTGCTTGAGCCGGACGCCGTGATTCAGGCGCTCAGCCGCCTGAGTAGCACGCCGGTGGAGGTTGCCTGA